One Kazachstania africana CBS 2517 chromosome 9, complete genome genomic region harbors:
- the HMG1 gene encoding hydroxymethylglutaryl-CoA reductase (NADPH) HMG1 (similar to Saccharomyces cerevisiae HMG2 (YLR450W) and HMG1 (YML075C); ancestral locus Anc_4.343) — protein MPLLFKQFNQLAKPLAYAARFSARRPIHVILLVLLLSTLSYISVFQYYFNGLQLLNLNSNDGGNLFKECTHYYRASGSDNWNLISTKDAEQKMVDQAISLKHYYLYNLNFKDFDLASDMELPTVGDTLYEINNTKYILSSTPLKEMDTLESENSNTQWRLLNIQSINISNLPKRFFKKLFETCSTHINEAESFDIVIISMAYLTMCYTFTSLFNDMRKQQAGTTNFWLSLATVFNTLCALILALFTTQCVLKVHVAAISLIEGIPFIIIVVGFNNQIKFAKNALSKMEKIGISKKITTSKVIHESMFDEGGRLLQDNLLCLVAFIGCSIYAAHLTTLSNFCILCAFMLTFDLILTSTFYAAIVSLKLEMNLIHRSTIIRQTLEEDGVVPTTAKFISQAKENKPKYSLFHSTAALIVFKLSLIALFFIIHFYNFGIDWATNVFSNLYYSNFNNASLPDFITIRNIAGNNNVPILISLTPIQYYQQTKRIHQLEDLVYMLLHHISVTIRDRIVSKLIFCALVVSATINIYLLNAARLHANYTVNDVLKFRNISNSSNSRATSTPSSAGTVISSTRTVVDGTSNILNKTNKPTSKKSKNKEKKGKNKKISQEPSPSPETIRKEILPVPSSLSLSSSSSSSSSDDMAETRPLEELVEIMKTGDIKDLQNNEVTLLVTNNKLPLYALEKKLGDTTRAVLVRRKALSILADSPVLSTERLPYRDYDYDRVFGACCENVIGYMPLPVGVIGPLIIDGVPFHIPMATTEGCLVASAMRGCKAINAGGGAITVLTKDGMTRGPCVRFPSLKRAGACKIWLDSEEGQNKIKKAFNSTSRFARLQHIQTALAGDLLFIRFRTTTGDAMGMNMISKGVEFSLNMMVEEFGWEDMEVVSVSGNYCTDKKPAAINWIEGRGKSVVAEATIPAEVVQKVLKSDVRALVELNISKNLIGSAMAGSVGGFNAHAANLLTAVFLALGQDPAQNVESSNCITLMREVDGDLRISVSMPCIEVGTIGGGTVLEPQGAMLDLLGVRGPHPTNPGENARQLAKIIACAVMAGELSLCSALAAGHLVQSHMTHNRAKKSEPASAAVVASNTSEVTAVSTPTPDDINRLKEGSKICIKS, from the coding sequence ATGCCTTTACTTTTTAAACAGTTTAACCAGCTGGCTAAACCTTTGGCATATGCTGCTAGGTTCTCTGCTAGGCGCCCAATCCACGTGATTTTGTTGGTATTGCTGCTTTCCACGTTGTCTTACATATCTGTGTTTCAGTACTATTTCAATGGACTAcagttattgaatttgaactCTAATGATGGTGGAAACTTGTTCAAAGAATGTACCCACTATTACAGGGCTTCTGGCTCAGACAATTGGAATCTCATCTCCACGAAAGACGCAGAACAGAAAATGGTAGACCAAGCTATATCATTGAAACATTACTATTTGTACAATTTGAACTTTAAAGACTTCGATTTGGCATCAGATATGGAGTTACCAACGGTAGGTGATACATTATATGAAATCAATAACACAAAGTACATATTATCTTCCACGCCCTTAAAGGAAATGGATACATTGGAGtcagaaaattcaaatactCAATGGagattattgaatataCAAAGCATTAATATCTCGAATTTACCgaaaagatttttcaagaaattgttcGAAACATGTTCAACCCATATCAATGAAGCTGAATCCTTTGATATCGTAATCATTTCAATGGCTTATTTGACTATGTGTTACACCTTTACCTCattattcaatgatatGAGAAAACAACAAGCAGGTACGACAAATTTCTGGTTAAGTTTAGCGACAGTCTTTAACACACTGTGTGCCCTAATATTAGCCTTATTCACTACTCAGTGTGTCCTCAAGGTCCATGTTGCCGCCATCAGTTTAATTGAAGGTATTccattcattattatcgtCGTTGGATTTAATAATCAGATTAAATTTGCCAAGAATGCCTTATCAAAGatggaaaaaattggtatttcaaagaaaattactACTAGTAAGGTTATCCACGAATCAATGTTCGACGAAGGTGGTCGCCTTTTACAGGACAACTTGTTATGCCTTGTCGCATTTATTGGGTGCTCAATTTATGCCGCTCATCTAACGACGTTGAGTAATTTTTGTATCCTTTGCGCTTTTATGCTAACTTTCGATCTAATTTTGACCAGCACGTTCTATGCTGCCATTGTTTCGTTAAAATTAGAAATGAACTTAATTCATAGATCCACAATTATTAGACAAACTTTGGAAGAAGATGGCGTGGTTCCAACTACTGCAAAATTCATCTCCCAAGCAAAGGAAAATAAGCCTAAATACTCTTTATTTCATTCTACAGCGGCTTTGAtcgttttcaaattgagCTTAATtgctcttttctttataatcCATTTCTATAACTTTGGTATTGATTGGGCGACAAATGTTTTCtcaaatttatattatAGTAACTTCAATAATGCGTCGTTACCAGATTTTATAACAATACGAAACATTGCCggtaataataatgtaccaattttaatttctttgacTCCAATCCAATATTATCAACAAACGAAGAGAATTCATCAGTTAGAAGATTTAGTTTACATGCTTTTACATCATATTAGTGTCACTATACGTGATAGAATTGTTAGTAAGCTTATTTTTTGTGCTTTAGTCGTCAGCGCTACTATTAACATCTATCTTCTGAATGCCGCTAGATTGCATGCTAACTATACTGTAAATGatgttttgaaatttagaaatatttctaattcttctaataGCAGAGCCACCAGTACACCTTCAAGTGCCGGCACTGTCATTTCCTCAACAAGAACAGTAGTTGATGGCACCAGcaatattttgaacaaaACTAACAAACCAACTTCCAAGAAATCCAAAAAtaaggaaaagaaaggtaagaacaagaaaatatcacaAGAACCATCACCTTCTCCAGAgacaattagaaaagaaattttgcCGGTACCATCAAGCTTATCTTTATCctcgtcatcttcatcatcttcaagcGATGATATGGCAGAAACTCGTCCGTTGGAAGAATTAGTAGAAATCATGAAAACTGGAGATATCAAGGATCTGCAAAACAATGAAGTCACTCTTTTAGTAACAAATAATAAGCTACCACTGTATGcattggaaaagaaattaggAGATACTACTCGTGCAGTCTTGGTTCGTCGTAAGGCATTATCAATTCTAGCAGATTCACCAGTATTGTCTACTGAAAGATTACCATACAGAGATTATGATTATGACCGTGTATTCGGTGCCTGCTGTGAAAATGTTATCGGTTACATGCCTCTACCAGTCGGTGTCATAGGTCCCTTAATCATAGACGGTGTTCCCTTCCATATTCCAATGGCCACTACTGAAGGTTGTCTTGTAGCTTCTGCTATGCGTGGCTGTAAAGCTATTAATGCTGGCGGTGGTGCCATTACTGTTTTAACAAAGGATGGAATGACAAGAGGTCCATGCGTACGCTTTCCTTCTTTGAAAAGGGCTGGTGCTTGTAAAATATGGCTAGACTCCGAAGAAGGTCAAAATAAGATTAAAAAGGCATTTAATTCCACATCAAGATTTGCAAGATTACAACACATCCAAACTGCACTTGCAGGTGATTTACTATTCATTAGATTTAGAACGACAACAGGCGACGCTATGGGCATGAATATGATTTCAAAAGGTGTTGAGTTTTCTCTCAATATGATGGTTGAAGAATTTGGTTGGGAAGATATGGAAGTTGTTTCTGTATCAGGAAACTACTGTACAGACAAAAAGCCTGCAGCAATAAATTGGATTGAAGGGCGTGGCAAAAGTGTAGTTGCAGAAGCCACAATTCCCGCAGAAGTAGTCCAGAAAGTGCTGAAAAGTGATGTCAGGGCTTTAGtggaattgaatatttctAAAAACTTGATTGGTTCTGCTATGGCTGGTTCAGTCGGTGGGTTTAATGCACATGCTGCAAACTTATTGACAGCTGTTTTCCTTGCGCTCGGCCAAGATCCTGCACAGAACGTAGAAAGCTCAAATTGTATAACTCTAATGAGAGAAGTCGATGGTGATTTAAGGATCTCCGTCTCTATGCCTTGTATCGAAGTTGGTACAATTGGCGGTGGTACCGTTTTGGAACCACAAGGAGCCATGTTAGACCTTCTCGGTGTCCGTGGTCCACATCCTACCAATCCTGGTGAAAATGCAAGACAATTAGCTAAGATAATTGCTTGTGCTGTTATGGCAGGTGAATTGTCGTTGTGTTCTGCTCTAGCTGCCGGCCATTTAGTCCAGAGCCATATGACACACAACCGTGCCAAGAAATCCGAACCAGCTTCTGCAGCCGTTGTTGCTTCAAACACTAGTGAAGTCACAGCAGTATCGACGCCAACCCCCGACGATATCAATAGATTAAAAGAaggttcaaaaatttgcatTAAATCATAG
- the BET5 gene encoding TRAPP subunit BET5 (similar to Saccharomyces cerevisiae BET5 (YML077W); ancestral locus Anc_4.345), translated as MTIYSFWIFDKHCNCIFDKEWTIPSQPRSGTTNSKQNENVAKLLYGLIFSLRSITDKISSDPVDFLSQKNRIRSITTGKCRVHLFETATGFWFALMTDFKQDDYYDILNHIYKNIFVRFISLNYISPSDFVENEDEKGGQGIRKINNKNFINNLELFLSPLIS; from the coding sequence ATGACTATATATTCGTTTTGGATCTTTGACAAGCATTGCAATTGTATTTTTGATAAGGAGTGGACCATTCCCTCACAGCCTCGCAGTGGGACAACGAATTCCAAACAGAACGAGAACGTtgcaaaattattatatggGTTGATATTCTCTTTGAGATCAATTACCGACAAGATATCGTCAGACCCGGTAGATTTCCTTTCTCAGAAGAACAGGATCAGGTCCATTACAACGGGGAAATGTAGAGTGCACCTTTTTGAAACTGCTACCGGATTTTGGTTCGCTCTAATGACGGATTTCAAACAAGATGATTACTACGATATTTTAAACCACATTTACAAGAACATATTCGTAAGGTTCATAAGTTTGAATTATATTTCACCATCGGATTTCGtcgaaaatgaagatgagaaAGGTGGTCAAGGTATTAGGAAGATAAATAACAagaattttatcaataatttagaattatttttaagTCCGTTGATTAGTTAG
- the BOL3 gene encoding Bol3p (similar to Saccharomyces cerevisiae YAL046C; ancestral locus Anc_7.23) has protein sequence MKSSGRLLTGGLLRCVTRGYLPETVLSGGVRSNSSGTAGALLQTKFSTAEEKRIFEKIREELSPSMLKVNDISGGCGSMYSIRVKTTRFNDLTTIKQHKLMNEILKDDIQKWHGLQLQTMKDK, from the coding sequence ATGAAGTCTTCTGGGAGGCTATTGACGGGTGGACTGTTACGCTGTGTTACTCGAGGGTATCTGCCAGAGACGGTGTTGTCGGGTGGTGTTCGTAGCAACAGTAGTGGTACCGCTGGTGCTTTATTACAGACGAAGTTCAGTActgctgaagaaaaaagaatatttgagAAGATACGAGAAGAGTTGTCACCATCTATGCTGAAAGTGAACGATATTTCTGGCGGGTGTGGTTCTATGTACTCGATCAGAGTGAAGACAACAAGGTTTAACGATTTGACTACGATCAAACAGCACAAGTTGATGAATGAAATTCTCAAAGATGATATCCAAAAATGGCATGGACTTCAATTGCAAACAATGAAAGATAAGTGA
- the RPL6A gene encoding 60S ribosomal protein eL6 (similar to Saccharomyces cerevisiae RPL6B (YLR448W) and RPL6A (YML073C); ancestral locus Anc_4.341): MSAQKAPKWYPSEDVAAPKKTRKASRPQKLRASLVPGTVLILLAGRFRGKRVVYLKHLEDNTLLVSGPFKVNGVPLRRVNARYVIATSTKVSVEGVNVEKFNVEYFARDSKLSKKEKKEANLFPEQQTKEIKTERIEDQKVIDKALLAEIKKTPLLKQYLAASFSLKNGDKPHLLKF; this comes from the exons atgaGTGCTCAAAAG GCTCCAAAGTGGTATCCATCTGAAGACGTTGCTGCCCCAAAGAAGACCAGAAAGGCTTCTCGTCCACAAAAGTTAAGAGCTTCTTTAGTTCCAGGTACTGTCTTAATCTTATTAGCTGGTCGTTTCAGAGGTAAGAGAGTTGTTTACCTAAAGCACTTAGAAGACAACACTTTATTAGTTTCTGGTCCATTCAAGGTCAACGGTGTTCCATTAAGAAGAGTTAACGCTAGATATGTTATCGCTACTTCCACCAAGGTTTCTGTTGAAGGTGTTAacgttgaaaaattcaacgTCGAATACTTCGCCAGAGACTCTAAATTATccaagaaggaaaagaaggaagCCAACTTATTCCCAGAACAACAAACCAAGGAAATCAAGActgaaagaattgaagacCAAAAGGTTATTGACAAGGCCTTATTAGCTGAAATCAAGAAGACTCCATTATTAAAACAATACTTAGCtgcttctttctctttaaAGAACGGTGACAAGCCacatttattaaaattttaa
- the WAR1 gene encoding War1p (similar to Saccharomyces cerevisiae WAR1 (YML076C); ancestral locus Anc_4.344) — MELTVPSSTFNEDGSNALSKTVIEGVPSDDPRMREPTKLETKKDGKTKRHAFACVRCHSLKQKCVPSDSNDIYRKPCQRCLRQKIVCKFDLSKRIRKKRKMGMASIDNSAKTSPAVIDNSPSNSVVNDILSNSSQTPPSVQNSDFSVENKRTKIDAVGGPHHSQSSTAITQSTTLPRISDLWHDINQNDQSSNDDKTKASNSFSTSSLPLLNNHQTNFEYMSNNGSPSMNFNLNTYSNNAENNINTQSYSNLDTFYFEKKHRNNVRQPQFQSRDNTTHHQYHLNHAFKKQLQSLLINQKDKIQDISNKFTVWSHQWNQLVHSSMFLPSVSDPISIGILSEEEAQLRLDLYRSEISKNSRIPFIKLPNDLTIKQFRKDKPIFFSVIMSVVSILMNENQTTRETIMKLDSFVINLITNQIFKVNNKSIEVIEAHVTLCMWYNFLEWSSKTRYHLFNYIGCCLTKDLGPTFVDRSFAMFSDEDPYKHKYKKFKTPLEIDPNGPRLTLLVYITSLNISLFLRQTIQARWGKLNEAACHELSKRIELKKLENQLQGKDIYDVDDDEILVTFTNLNHILERIHVYLHEFKEGSQDDGYSCSEEDIEYRERYVSKLVNKYQSDLDDIFKKIPSKRRRLLSFYYSVEAYLHQFKTQHYLNKMRDKPSGDYDAALINDIRASFISCYNCCISSLKQFLNLSPYLITSLPLFHMSRIIYTVGLLLLKLRYSVVSLPIFHNLISITDESIEVVKDLINLLEETSRIYPFNNFLYKFQYVVALFGQTYANKVTELAECVERNNTGTMQFNSLLLNKTNGGSISSTDTAINPKVQSVLLNQKGRDKLFQDLIPRVDIPPSYTPIIENTSAAQTRNENISNITTTTTTTTTNNNNNLPNMNIINNNGNSATSPSIASDNLNDYLTDMNSLAWGFNALNDEFWTDLFINDL; from the coding sequence ATGGAGCTCACAGTACCGTCATCTACGTTTAACGAAGATGGCAGCAATGCTTTGAGTAAAACAGTTATTGAAGGAGTACCTTCAGATGATCCAAGAATGCGAGAACCAACTAAATTAGAGACCAAGAAAGATGGTAAGACGAAGAGACACGCGTTTGCTTGTGTTCGTTGCCATTcattgaaacaaaaatgtGTTCCATCAGATAGTAATGACATATACCGCAAGCCATGTCAGCGCTGCCTGAGACAGAAGATAGTTTGTAAGTTCGATCTGTCTAAGAGAAtaaggaagaagagaaaaatggGTATGGCAAGTATTGATAACAGTGCGAAGACCTCTCCTGCAGTCATTGATAATTCCCCTTCCAATAGTGTCGTGAACGATATTTTGAGTAATTCTTCGCAAACACCTCCATCAGTACAAAATTCTGATTTCTCTGTGGAAAATAAGAGAACTAAAATAGATGCAGTGGGAGGTCCACATCATTCACAGTCGTCAACAGCAATAACACAGAGTACCACTCTACCGAGAATCTCTGACTTGTGGCATGATATAAATCAGAATGACCAATCTTCAAATGACGATAAAACGAAGGCGTCGAACAGTTTCAGTACATCTTCTCTTCCTTTGCTGAATAATCATCAgacaaattttgaatacaTGTCAAATAATGGTTCTCCTTCGATGAACTTCAACCTTAATACGTACAGTAACAATgcagaaaataatataaacaCTCAATCATACTCGAATCTGGATACCTTTTATTTCGAAAAGAAACATAGAAACAATGTTCGACAGCCTCAATTTCAAAGTCGTGATAACACTACGCATCACCAATATCATCTCAATCACGCCTTCAAAAAACAGTTACAATCATTACTTATAAATCAAAAGGATAAAATACAGGAcatttctaataaattCACTGTCTGGTCACATCAATGGAACCAATTAGTGCACTCAAGCATGTTTTTACCATCAGTATCTGACCCTATTTCAATAGGCATATTATCAGAGGAAGAAGCACAACTAAGATTAGATCTCTATAGAAGTGAAATCTCTAAAAATTCACGAATACCATTTATCAAACTTCCTAATGATTTGACTATAAAACAGTTCCGCAAGGATAAAcctatatttttttctgttaTAATGTCAGTTGTCTCAATATTAATGAATGAAAACCAAACGACCAGAGAaacaataatgaaactTGATAGCTTTGTCATCAATCTCATAACGaatcaaatcttcaaagtGAATAACAAGTCGATAGAGGTTATTGAAGCGCACGTCACATTATGTATGTGGTACAATTTCCTGGAGTGGTCAAGTAAAACAAGATATcatcttttcaattatatTGGCTGTTGTTTAACGAAAGATCTTGGCCCAACATTTGTCGATAGATCATTTGCGATGTTTAGCGACGAAGATCCCTATAAGCACAAATACAAAAAGTTCAAGACTCCCTTGGAAATTGACCCAAATGGACCAAGGTTAACCCTTCTAGTTTATATTACGTCCTTGAACATTTCGTTATTTCTAAGACAAACTATCCAAGCTAGATGGGGAAAATTGAATGAGGCAGCATGCCATGAGCTATCGAAAAGgattgaattgaaaaaactgGAGAACCAGCTTCAAGGCAAAGATATCTACGATGtggatgatgatgaaattttggtCACATTCACGAATCTTAACCATATATTAGAAAGAATCCATGTTTATTTACACGAATTTAAAGAGGGGTCACAAGATGATGGCTACAGTTGCAGTGAAGAGGATATTGAATATAGAGAGAGATACGTTTCAAAATTAGtcaataaatatcaaagtGACcttgatgatattttcaagaaaattccATCAAAGAGAAGGAGACTACTGTCTTTTTATTATTCAGTGGAAGCTTATTTGCACCAATTTAAGACTCAACATTACTTAAATAAAATGCGAGACAAACCCAGCGGAGATTATGATGCAGCTTTGATTAATGATATAAGAGCTTCATTTATAAGTTGTTACAATTGCTGTATCAGCTCCttaaaacaatttttgaacctGTCTCCTTATTTGATTACTTCGTTACCTTTATTCCATATGTCTAGAATTATTTATACTGTGGGATTATTATTGCTAAAATTACGCTATTCAGTTGTTTCTTTACCAATTTTCCATAATTTGATATCAATAACAGATGAAAGTATCGAAGTAGTGAAAGATTTAATAAATCTATTAGAAGAAACGTCAAGGATATATCCGTTCAATAATTTCCTTTATAAGTTCCAATATGTTGTTGCTCTATTTGGACAGACATATGCTAACAAAGTCACCGAACTGGCAGAATGTGTAGAAAGGAATAACACTGGTACCATGCAGTTTAATTCATTACTTTTGAACAAGACAAATGGTGGATCTATCAGTAGCACTGATACTGCTATAAATCCGAAGGTACAATCTGTATTATTGAACCAAAAGGGTAGAGACAAATTGTTTCAAGATTTGATTCCTAGAGTTGATATACCTCCATCTTATACCCCCATTATAGAGAACACATCTGCGGCACAGACTCGAAATGAAAACATCAGTAACATTACcactactactactactactactactaataataataataacctACCGAATatgaatattataaataaCAATGGAAACAGCGCTACATCACCTTCAATTGCTAGcgataatttgaatgacTATTTAACGGATATGAATTCATTGGCATGGGGGTTTAATGCATTAAACGACGAGTTCTGGACGGATTTGTTCATAAATGATTTATAA